A single Natrinema pellirubrum DSM 15624 DNA region contains:
- a CDS encoding mandelate racemase/muconate lactonizing enzyme family protein, which translates to MSAAEDLSLEYRPFSLDLVEPLETADGTIASRDGFLVRLVDEADDGSDGAGDEPAVGYGEATPLPGWTESREDCERALERAQEALRTDGPSEALEAVDRQVAARHALSLALADLQATRESTPLYRYLGQGPMVGRVPVNATIGDGSPDETVAAARAAVDRGFTTCKLKVGLRSVEDDIERVRRVREAVGDRIELRADANEAWTFEEAQSALEGFADCGVSILEQPLPAGALEGHADLRKESRGVSIALDEGLLEHGVDAICDAGAADVVVLKPMALGGIDVARQVAAWLSELEVAPLVTTTIDGVVARTGAVHLAAAIPDVPACGLATGDLLATDLGRDPVLIEKGSAVVPQAKGLGVADVWGDR; encoded by the coding sequence ATGAGCGCCGCCGAGGACCTCTCGCTGGAGTATCGTCCCTTCTCGCTCGACCTCGTTGAGCCGCTCGAGACGGCCGACGGGACGATCGCGTCCCGGGACGGCTTTCTCGTCCGACTGGTCGACGAGGCCGACGACGGCAGCGACGGAGCCGGCGACGAGCCGGCCGTCGGCTACGGGGAAGCGACGCCGCTGCCGGGCTGGACCGAGTCCCGGGAGGACTGCGAGCGCGCCCTCGAGCGCGCACAGGAGGCGCTCCGAACCGACGGCCCGAGCGAGGCCCTCGAGGCCGTCGACCGGCAGGTCGCGGCCCGTCACGCCCTCTCGCTGGCACTGGCCGACCTGCAGGCGACCCGCGAGTCGACGCCGCTGTATCGGTACCTCGGACAGGGGCCGATGGTCGGGCGGGTGCCGGTCAACGCGACGATCGGCGACGGCTCACCGGACGAGACGGTCGCCGCGGCCCGCGCGGCCGTCGATCGGGGCTTTACCACCTGCAAGCTGAAGGTCGGCCTCCGGAGCGTCGAGGACGACATCGAACGCGTCCGCCGAGTCCGCGAGGCCGTCGGCGACCGGATCGAACTGCGGGCCGACGCCAACGAGGCCTGGACCTTCGAGGAGGCCCAGTCGGCTCTCGAGGGCTTTGCCGACTGTGGCGTCTCGATCCTCGAGCAGCCCCTCCCGGCGGGCGCGCTCGAGGGTCACGCCGACCTCCGCAAGGAGAGCCGTGGCGTCTCGATCGCGCTCGACGAGGGGCTGCTCGAACACGGCGTCGACGCGATCTGTGACGCCGGGGCAGCCGACGTCGTCGTCCTGAAGCCGATGGCGCTGGGCGGGATCGACGTCGCCCGACAGGTCGCTGCGTGGCTGTCCGAACTCGAGGTCGCGCCGCTGGTGACGACCACCATCGACGGCGTCGTCGCGCGCACCGGCGCGGTACATCTGGCGGCCGCGATCCCCGACGTGCCGGCCTGCGGACTGGCGACCGGCGATCTGCTCGCGACGGATCTGGGCCGGGATCCCGTCTTGATCGAGAAGGGGTCGGCCGTCGTCCCGCAGGCGAAGGGACTGGGCGTCGCGGACGTCTGGGGTGACCGATGA
- a CDS encoding 1,4-dihydroxy-2-naphthoyl-CoA synthase, translating to MVSERFDPEQWEPAALNDEFRDITYHRAVDSGTVRIAFDRPDVRNAFRPGTVDELYDALDHAKRQTDVGCILLTGNGPSSKDGGWAFCSGGDQTIRGEDGYQYEGDEERASEQGRLHILEVQRLIRHIPKVVVAVVPGWAVGGGHSLHVVCDLTLASEDHAKFLQTDPDVASYDAGFGSAYLAKQIGQKKAREVFFLGKTYDAEEAAEMGMVNEAVPHEELEETALEWGERINSKSPTAMRMLKYAFNMTDDGMVGQQVFAGEATRLGYMTDEAKEGRDAFVEGRDPDFDDFPWHY from the coding sequence ATGGTTTCGGAACGCTTCGATCCCGAGCAGTGGGAGCCTGCGGCACTGAACGACGAGTTCAGGGACATCACCTACCACCGCGCGGTCGACTCCGGGACGGTCCGGATCGCGTTCGACCGGCCCGACGTCCGCAACGCCTTCCGGCCGGGGACCGTCGACGAACTCTACGACGCGCTGGACCACGCCAAGCGCCAGACCGACGTCGGCTGTATCCTGCTGACCGGGAACGGGCCGTCCTCGAAGGACGGCGGCTGGGCCTTCTGTTCCGGCGGCGATCAGACGATCCGGGGCGAGGACGGCTACCAGTACGAGGGCGACGAGGAACGAGCGTCGGAACAGGGCCGGCTCCACATCCTCGAGGTCCAGCGCCTCATTCGGCACATTCCGAAGGTCGTCGTCGCCGTCGTGCCGGGCTGGGCCGTCGGCGGCGGCCACTCGCTGCACGTCGTCTGTGACCTGACCCTCGCGAGCGAAGACCACGCGAAGTTCCTCCAGACCGATCCCGACGTGGCAAGCTACGACGCCGGCTTCGGCTCCGCGTACTTGGCCAAACAGATCGGCCAGAAGAAGGCCCGCGAGGTGTTCTTCCTCGGGAAGACCTACGACGCCGAAGAGGCCGCGGAGATGGGCATGGTCAACGAGGCGGTTCCCCACGAGGAGTTAGAGGAGACCGCCCTCGAGTGGGGCGAGCGCATCAACTCGAAGAGCCCGACGGCGATGCGGATGCTCAAGTACGCGTTCAACATGACCGACGACGGGATGGTCGGTCAGCAGGTCTTCGCCGGCGAGGCGACGCGGCTGGGCTACATGACCGACGAAGCGAAGGAGGGTCGAGACGCGTTCGTCGAAGGTCGCGATCCGGACTTCGACGACTTCCCGTGGCACTACTAA
- a CDS encoding 1,4-dihydroxy-2-naphthoate polyprenyltransferase → MSSAEVETSRTKAWLMAARPQTLPAAAAPVIVGSGLAAAEGVFAPLPAIVAFVGAALIQIGTNFANDYYDAVKGADTEDREGFTRVTQSGLISPEQVKLATIVTFGLAICSGTYLVYVGGVPILVVGLVSVFCGWAYTGGPYPLGYHGLGDLFVFVFFGLVAVTGTYYVQAAAVLAEPLATTVPDGTVPLEAVIASLPIAGLSTAILVVNNVRDKETDTEAGKRTLAVRLGYRWSRVEYVAMLAIAYVVPGWFWLATDVGPGVLLPLVTLPYAATIARTVLTRTDGEALNPALEATGKLLAIYAVCFAGGLVLL, encoded by the coding sequence ATGAGTTCGGCCGAGGTCGAGACATCACGGACGAAGGCGTGGCTGATGGCGGCCCGCCCGCAGACCTTGCCCGCGGCCGCGGCCCCGGTGATCGTCGGGTCGGGGCTGGCGGCCGCCGAGGGCGTGTTCGCGCCGCTGCCGGCGATCGTGGCCTTCGTCGGTGCGGCGCTGATCCAGATCGGGACGAACTTCGCGAACGACTACTACGACGCCGTCAAGGGGGCCGACACCGAGGACCGGGAGGGCTTTACCCGGGTCACCCAGTCGGGGCTCATCTCGCCCGAGCAGGTCAAGCTCGCGACGATCGTCACCTTCGGACTGGCGATCTGCTCGGGGACCTATCTCGTCTATGTGGGGGGCGTTCCGATCCTCGTCGTGGGGCTCGTCAGCGTCTTCTGCGGCTGGGCCTACACCGGCGGCCCCTACCCGCTGGGCTATCACGGGCTGGGCGATCTCTTCGTGTTCGTCTTCTTCGGCCTCGTCGCCGTGACCGGAACCTACTACGTACAGGCCGCGGCCGTCCTCGCGGAGCCGCTCGCGACGACGGTCCCCGACGGCACCGTCCCGCTCGAGGCCGTGATCGCGAGCCTGCCGATCGCCGGGCTCTCGACGGCGATTCTCGTCGTGAACAACGTCCGGGACAAGGAGACCGACACCGAGGCGGGCAAACGGACCCTCGCGGTCCGGCTGGGCTACCGCTGGAGTCGCGTGGAGTACGTGGCCATGCTCGCGATCGCCTACGTCGTTCCGGGCTGGTTCTGGCTCGCGACCGACGTCGGCCCCGGTGTGTTGCTCCCGCTGGTGACGCTGCCCTACGCCGCGACGATCGCGCGAACCGTCCTGACCCGAACCGATGGCGAGGCGCTCAACCCCGCGCTCGAGGCGACCGGCAAGCTGCTCGCGATCTATGCCGTCTGTTTCGCCGGGGGGCTGGTGCTGCTATGA
- a CDS encoding DUF7350 domain-containing protein, with amino-acid sequence MHRRTLLRRTTLPAALALAGCTAPSDEPDGEADAGGGSDGSEGVSGTPPIPMLEDPPEAVYLPGHRKSMRVLEPVAAGEYALTPMLSYPHPFWIVTANYREFVEPAAGRGVHLMVVVWDRETGRVLPGAEPRATVSRDGREIDSRALWPMLSQEMGLHVGDNVALPADGTYTVDVDLPPLSIRRTGSLAGRFTDGATATFEFTYDQAFREAVVEGIELLDRDRWGQRGALEPMTERGAAGDEDGGESAGDDATGVGNGEPDPGAPYSRVPPADAYPGTRLVESVAGSETNGTAGDGVPRSGDAAVVVALLEPESRLADGDDPYLLVSPRTPYNRVPLPNASLRVVLERDARQVLDERLEPVIDGEYGHHYGRSVSDVRPGDTVRIAVESPPQTARHQGYETAFFGMEPVELVVPSA; translated from the coding sequence ATGCACCGACGAACGCTCCTCCGGCGGACGACGCTGCCGGCCGCGCTCGCGCTCGCAGGCTGTACCGCGCCCAGCGACGAGCCCGATGGGGAGGCCGACGCCGGGGGCGGAAGCGACGGCTCCGAGGGCGTCTCGGGAACCCCGCCGATCCCGATGCTCGAGGACCCGCCGGAGGCGGTCTATCTACCCGGCCACCGGAAGTCGATGCGCGTTCTCGAGCCGGTCGCTGCCGGCGAGTACGCGCTGACCCCGATGCTGTCGTACCCCCATCCGTTCTGGATCGTCACGGCGAACTACCGCGAGTTCGTCGAACCCGCGGCCGGCCGTGGGGTCCACCTGATGGTCGTCGTCTGGGACCGGGAGACGGGACGGGTCTTGCCCGGTGCCGAGCCGAGGGCAACGGTCTCCCGCGACGGGCGCGAGATCGATTCGCGGGCGCTGTGGCCGATGCTCTCCCAGGAGATGGGCCTCCACGTCGGCGACAACGTCGCCCTCCCGGCGGACGGGACCTACACCGTCGACGTCGACCTCCCACCGCTTTCGATCCGTCGGACCGGCTCGCTCGCGGGCAGATTCACCGACGGGGCGACCGCGACCTTCGAGTTCACGTACGATCAGGCCTTCCGCGAGGCCGTCGTCGAGGGGATCGAACTGCTGGACCGGGACCGGTGGGGCCAGCGGGGTGCGCTCGAGCCGATGACGGAGCGCGGGGCCGCCGGTGACGAGGACGGTGGAGAGAGCGCCGGCGACGACGCGACCGGTGTGGGGAACGGGGAACCGGACCCTGGAGCCCCCTACTCGCGGGTGCCGCCGGCCGACGCCTATCCCGGGACGCGGCTGGTCGAGTCGGTTGCCGGTTCCGAGACGAACGGCACGGCCGGCGATGGTGTCCCAAGGAGCGGCGATGCGGCGGTCGTCGTCGCGCTGCTTGAGCCCGAATCGCGACTCGCCGACGGCGACGACCCCTATCTGCTCGTCTCGCCCCGGACGCCGTACAACCGGGTGCCGCTCCCGAACGCGTCGCTGCGGGTCGTCCTCGAGCGCGACGCCCGACAGGTCCTCGACGAGCGCCTCGAGCCGGTGATCGACGGTGAGTACGGGCACCACTACGGGCGGTCCGTTTCGGACGTTCGGCCGGGCGATACGGTCCGGATCGCGGTCGAGTCGCCCCCGCAAACGGCCCGCCATCAGGGCTACGAAACGGCGTTTTTCGGGATGGAGCCGGTCGAACTCGTGGTTCCGTCGGCGTAG